One window from the genome of Bacillus weihaiensis encodes:
- a CDS encoding ZIP family metal transporter — MFQAGLWGAFAGSSILLGALIGLYMNLPKKITGLIMSFGTGVLIGAASFELLSEAVNEGGIMATSIGFLSGSLVFTLSEFILTKKGASDRKRSKKREQNSSGLSIFIGTVIDAIPESVIIGVSLLTQGTVSYLMVIAVFISNFPEGLSSTVGLKKDGYAKKKILYMWTIVVCLSALSSLLGYLFLKNASEAIISSISAFAAGGIIAMVASTMMPEAFEEGGASVGLIASLGLLASLFLSHY, encoded by the coding sequence TTGTTTCAGGCAGGGTTATGGGGGGCATTTGCTGGCTCTTCGATCTTATTAGGAGCTTTAATCGGTCTTTATATGAATTTACCAAAAAAAATCACAGGACTCATCATGTCCTTTGGAACAGGCGTATTAATAGGGGCAGCTTCATTTGAACTTCTATCTGAAGCTGTAAACGAAGGGGGAATAATGGCCACGTCCATTGGCTTTCTATCTGGTTCTCTTGTCTTTACTTTATCTGAATTCATCCTCACAAAAAAAGGGGCAAGCGATCGGAAAAGATCAAAAAAAAGAGAGCAGAATTCCTCAGGACTATCTATATTTATCGGAACTGTTATAGATGCAATACCAGAATCAGTCATAATCGGAGTCAGTTTATTGACACAGGGAACAGTGAGCTATTTAATGGTCATTGCTGTTTTTATTAGTAACTTTCCTGAAGGACTTTCTAGTACAGTTGGTCTTAAGAAAGATGGCTATGCAAAGAAGAAAATTCTGTATATGTGGACGATTGTCGTTTGTTTGTCAGCTCTTAGCTCACTTCTTGGCTATCTATTCTTAAAAAATGCTTCTGAAGCCATCATATCGTCTATTTCTGCATTTGCTGCTGGTGGAATTATAGCAATGGTTGCCTCCACCATGATGCCAGAGGCTTTTGAAGAAGGTGGTGCAAGTGTTGGACTGATTGCTTCTCTTGGCCTACTTGCCTCGCTTTTTCTATCCCATTATTAG
- a CDS encoding IucA/IucC family C-terminal-domain containing protein: protein MVNLTQSEFEQLKKFRLSCENTTAHLAMNCLDLLEPEKLRVLIHDKNIQRKLNTSRKQVIGSMFMKRYAFVAALILYSMSAYNKGLNCSMENVSLLHNENDPIWLPHVYLKDLTVTIPDGSNRDQWRQTLVETLFKGHISPIISAVAKETKMSKTILWENTAIYIFWMYETLLQQELNEDERAIINSDFQYVVLDAPPELFGWKGTNPLSRFFVEKVENVRKRSTCCLFYFTSKNGDRCKTCPIECNKPNNN, encoded by the coding sequence ATGGTTAATTTAACACAAAGTGAATTCGAACAACTAAAGAAGTTTCGCTTAAGCTGTGAAAATACCACGGCTCACTTAGCTATGAACTGCCTTGATTTATTAGAACCAGAGAAATTAAGGGTTCTTATTCATGATAAAAATATTCAAAGAAAATTAAATACATCGAGGAAGCAAGTAATTGGATCTATGTTCATGAAGAGATATGCATTTGTCGCTGCGCTTATCTTGTATTCAATGAGTGCTTATAATAAGGGCTTAAATTGCAGCATGGAAAATGTCTCACTGCTTCATAATGAAAATGATCCAATATGGCTGCCACATGTATATTTAAAGGATTTAACCGTAACAATTCCAGATGGTAGCAATAGAGATCAGTGGAGACAGACACTGGTTGAAACTTTATTTAAAGGGCATATCTCTCCTATCATTTCCGCAGTAGCAAAGGAGACGAAAATGTCAAAGACGATTCTCTGGGAAAATACAGCGATATATATTTTTTGGATGTATGAGACCTTGTTACAGCAAGAATTAAATGAAGACGAGCGAGCGATCATAAATAGTGACTTTCAATATGTTGTATTAGACGCACCTCCCGAGCTTTTTGGATGGAAAGGAACAAATCCATTATCACGGTTTTTTGTAGAAAAAGTTGAAAATGTTAGAAAAAGGTCAACATGTTGTTTGTTCTATTTCACATCAAAGAATGGTGATCGTTGTAAAACATGTCCAATAGAATGTAATAAACCAAACAACAACTAA
- a CDS encoding DUF2573 family protein, whose translation MENELHRKMDGLLEKYTELLLGDSSEDLKDKVKMWALYTHISKSMPALAKHWNSTYPDDKEELKRIINEIKELNETHRRTMKKEED comes from the coding sequence ATGGAAAATGAACTTCATAGGAAAATGGATGGGTTACTAGAGAAGTATACAGAACTTCTTTTGGGAGATTCATCAGAGGACTTAAAAGATAAAGTAAAAATGTGGGCTTTATACACACATATTTCAAAATCAATGCCTGCATTAGCTAAGCATTGGAATAGTACATACCCAGATGATAAAGAAGAGTTGAAACGAATCATTAATGAAATAAAAGAGTTGAATGAAACTCACCGACGTACTATGAAAAAAGAGGAAGACTGA
- a CDS encoding proline dehydrogenase family protein — MDRIVRNSFMFLSRNKFMTNFANKYGHKLGASRFVAGETIEEAVKVIRGLNEKGLEVTLDHLGEFIHNEKEAINKTNQCIDSIYEIGKEGVHSQISVKLTSLGLDISDEVVVENMRRILREAEICDVFVTIDMEDHSRCEKTLTIFKKLKEEFPHHVGTVLQAYLYRSVYDIDDLNPYQAPLRLVKGAYKESAKVAFPDKAEVDENFKHIIMMHMINGNFTAVATHDDHIIDFTKQIVNQYQIPREQYEFQMLYGIRPEKQLQLVKEGYQVRIYVPYGTDWYGYFMRRMAERPANVSFVVKGMFRK; from the coding sequence GTGGATCGAATCGTTAGAAACTCTTTTATGTTTTTATCCAGAAATAAATTTATGACTAATTTTGCTAATAAGTATGGACATAAATTAGGTGCTTCAAGATTTGTTGCGGGAGAAACGATTGAAGAAGCAGTGAAGGTCATAAGAGGCTTAAATGAGAAAGGCCTAGAGGTTACTTTAGATCATCTAGGTGAGTTTATTCATAATGAAAAAGAAGCGATCAATAAAACAAATCAATGCATTGATTCTATTTATGAAATTGGTAAAGAAGGAGTGCATTCACAAATTTCTGTAAAATTAACGTCTCTAGGATTAGATATCTCGGACGAAGTAGTGGTAGAAAATATGAGGCGGATCCTTCGGGAAGCGGAAATATGTGATGTGTTTGTCACAATTGATATGGAAGATCATTCTAGATGTGAAAAAACATTAACTATTTTTAAAAAGCTAAAGGAAGAGTTCCCTCATCACGTCGGTACTGTCCTACAGGCCTATTTGTACAGATCAGTCTACGATATAGATGACCTCAATCCTTATCAAGCACCTCTACGACTAGTCAAAGGTGCATATAAGGAATCAGCAAAAGTAGCTTTCCCTGATAAAGCAGAGGTAGATGAGAATTTCAAACATATTATTATGATGCATATGATTAATGGGAATTTTACTGCAGTGGCTACACACGATGATCACATTATTGATTTTACGAAGCAAATAGTGAATCAATATCAGATACCAAGAGAGCAATATGAATTTCAAATGCTGTATGGAATTAGACCTGAAAAACAGCTTCAATTAGTAAAGGAAGGGTATCAGGTTAGAATTTATGTACCATATGGGACGGATTGGTACGGGTATTTCATGAGAAGGATGGCAGAGAGACCTGCTAATGTTTCTTTCGTGGTAAAGGGGATGTTTCGTAAGTAA
- a CDS encoding YuzL family protein, protein MARLKKSPSKAGVSAASVKGNAGPTNEKAGGGKRTSQNQQYKQHNMGSDDL, encoded by the coding sequence ATGGCACGCTTAAAAAAATCTCCATCAAAAGCAGGTGTTAGCGCAGCAAGCGTGAAAGGAAATGCAGGTCCTACTAACGAAAAAGCTGGCGGAGGAAAACGTACTAGCCAAAACCAACAGTATAAGCAACACAATATGGGATCTGACGATTTGTAA
- a CDS encoding 3-hydroxyacyl-CoA dehydrogenase/enoyl-CoA hydratase family protein: protein MFQQIKRAAVLGSGVMGSGIAAHLANIGIPVLLLDIVPRELNEDEKKKGLTLDDQAVRNRIAQTAVQKLFKQKPAPLTDKSNVERITVGNFEDDMEKLQEVDWVIEVVVENLAVKHKVFSQVDQYRKLGSIISSNTSGISVEAMAEGRSEDFRKHFLGTHFFNPPRYLKLLEVIPTKDTDKEVLAFMKQFGEDVLGKGVVEAKDTPNFIANRIGTYGLLVTVQEMIKGEYSVGEVDSVTGPLIGRPKSATFRTLDVVGLDTFAHVAKNVYDQVDGSEKEVFEIPAFMQKMLDNGWLGSKSGQGFFKKEGKAILELNPETFEYQERKKLKASSIELAKQAKGLSNKLKALIYAEDRAGELLRGITLPTLVYSAQLFGEIADDIVAIDQAMKWGFGWEMGPFELWDAIGVKKSVELIQKRGMEVPTWVTEMLAKGHETFYLNENGVRFFYHNGEYRQLHQNPKVINLKNYKEIHGVLKKNSGASFIDLGDGVALLEFHSQSNAIGLDIVQMINFAIDEVEKNFKGLVIGNQGKNFCVGANLGMILMEAQDDNIFEIEMVVQHFQQAMMKLKYSKKPVVAAPFGMTLGGGAEICLPASSIQASSETYMGLVEVGVGLIPGGGGNKELYIKQLNNMPKGAEFDLQSVANKVFETIAMAKVSTSGAEARANQFLNDHDRISINGDHLLFDAKQRVIELYDGGYQPPVRKKVPVVGETGYATLLLGAQSMFLSGYISEHDLKIARKLAYVIAGGKVPFGTEVDEQYLLDLEKQAFLSLVAEGKSQQRMQHMLVKGKPLRN, encoded by the coding sequence ATGTTCCAGCAAATTAAGAGAGCTGCTGTATTAGGTTCAGGTGTTATGGGATCAGGAATTGCAGCACATTTAGCAAACATCGGTATTCCGGTTTTACTTTTAGATATTGTGCCACGAGAATTGAATGAAGATGAGAAAAAGAAGGGGTTAACGTTAGATGATCAGGCAGTAAGGAATCGAATTGCACAAACAGCGGTTCAAAAGCTTTTCAAGCAAAAACCAGCCCCACTAACTGATAAATCAAACGTAGAGAGAATTACAGTAGGAAACTTTGAAGATGATATGGAGAAATTACAAGAGGTCGACTGGGTTATAGAAGTTGTAGTCGAAAACTTAGCTGTTAAACATAAAGTTTTTTCTCAAGTTGATCAATATAGAAAATTAGGGAGTATCATAAGCTCAAATACATCAGGGATATCTGTAGAAGCAATGGCTGAAGGGCGTTCAGAGGATTTTAGAAAACACTTTTTAGGAACACATTTTTTTAACCCTCCACGCTATTTAAAACTATTAGAAGTGATTCCGACTAAGGATACTGATAAAGAAGTCTTAGCCTTTATGAAGCAGTTCGGTGAAGATGTTTTGGGAAAAGGTGTTGTAGAAGCGAAGGATACACCTAACTTTATTGCAAATCGCATTGGTACCTACGGTCTACTTGTTACGGTACAAGAAATGATCAAAGGTGAATACAGTGTTGGAGAAGTCGATTCTGTCACAGGACCATTAATCGGTCGACCTAAAAGTGCAACGTTTCGCACATTAGATGTGGTTGGACTCGATACATTTGCACATGTAGCGAAAAATGTATATGACCAAGTAGATGGAAGCGAAAAAGAAGTATTTGAGATTCCAGCCTTTATGCAGAAAATGCTTGATAATGGATGGTTGGGAAGTAAGAGTGGGCAAGGCTTCTTTAAAAAAGAGGGAAAAGCTATCCTTGAACTGAATCCCGAAACCTTTGAATACCAAGAAAGGAAGAAATTAAAGGCGTCGTCTATTGAATTAGCAAAACAGGCAAAAGGCTTATCAAACAAATTGAAAGCGCTTATTTATGCAGAGGATCGCGCGGGTGAATTGCTAAGAGGGATTACGCTTCCGACTCTTGTATATTCCGCACAGCTATTTGGGGAAATTGCAGACGATATCGTGGCGATTGACCAAGCGATGAAGTGGGGATTTGGATGGGAAATGGGTCCTTTTGAATTATGGGATGCAATCGGAGTGAAGAAATCTGTAGAACTCATACAAAAAAGGGGTATGGAAGTACCTACCTGGGTAACAGAGATGCTAGCTAAAGGTCATGAAACGTTCTACTTAAACGAAAATGGTGTCCGTTTCTTCTACCATAATGGGGAATACCGCCAATTACATCAAAATCCTAAAGTGATTAACTTGAAGAATTACAAAGAAATTCACGGTGTGTTAAAAAAGAATAGCGGTGCAAGCTTCATTGATTTAGGTGACGGTGTTGCATTGCTAGAATTCCATTCTCAAAGCAATGCAATTGGTCTTGATATCGTGCAAATGATTAATTTTGCTATAGATGAAGTGGAAAAGAACTTCAAGGGTCTTGTTATAGGAAATCAAGGAAAGAACTTCTGTGTTGGAGCCAATCTTGGCATGATCTTGATGGAAGCTCAAGATGATAATATTTTTGAAATTGAGATGGTTGTTCAGCATTTCCAGCAAGCCATGATGAAATTAAAATACAGCAAAAAACCTGTTGTAGCTGCTCCGTTTGGGATGACACTTGGCGGTGGAGCAGAAATATGTTTACCTGCTAGCAGTATTCAAGCCTCGAGTGAAACGTATATGGGTCTTGTTGAAGTTGGTGTAGGTCTTATTCCAGGTGGTGGCGGTAATAAAGAGCTTTACATCAAACAGTTAAATAATATGCCTAAAGGCGCTGAATTTGATCTTCAATCTGTAGCGAACAAAGTGTTCGAAACGATTGCAATGGCAAAGGTATCAACTTCAGGAGCAGAGGCTAGAGCAAACCAATTCTTAAATGATCATGACCGAATTAGTATAAATGGAGATCACCTCTTATTTGATGCGAAACAACGAGTGATTGAACTATATGATGGTGGGTATCAACCACCAGTTAGAAAGAAGGTACCAGTTGTAGGGGAAACTGGATATGCAACCCTTTTACTTGGGGCACAATCTATGTTCCTTTCTGGTTATATTTCTGAGCATGATTTAAAAATTGCTAGAAAGCTTGCGTATGTAATAGCAGGAGGAAAGGTTCCGTTTGGAACAGAGGTAGATGAACAATATTTATTAGATTTAGAAAAACAAGCATTTTTGAGCTTAGTAGCTGAAGGGAAGTCTCAACAAAGAATGCAGCATATGCTTGTAAAAGGAAAACCACTAAGAAACTAA
- a CDS encoding acetyl-CoA C-acetyltransferase, whose product MREAVIVAGARTPVGRAKKGTLAHVRPDDLGALVVKETLKRAGNYEGNIDDLIMGCAMPEAEQGLNMARNIGALAGLPHTVPAITINRYCSSGLQSIAYGAEKIMLGQTDTAIAGGAESMSLVPMMGHTVRPNARLAEEAPEYYMGMGHTAEKVAEKYGISRQEQDEFAVRSHQRAANAIKEGKFSEEIVPVDVALRTVGADHKLSEKMVQFSQDEGVRANTTSEILSKLKPAFNVRGSVTAGNSSQTSDGAAAVLLMDRDKAESLGYQPMVKFRSFAVAGVPPEIMGVGPVAAVPLALKYAGLELSDIGLFELNEAFASQSIQVIRELGLDEEKVNVNGGAIALGHPLGCSGAKLTLSLIHEMKRRNEQFGVVTMCIGGGMGAAGVFELI is encoded by the coding sequence ATGCGAGAAGCAGTCATAGTAGCAGGCGCAAGAACACCTGTTGGAAGAGCGAAAAAAGGAACGCTTGCACATGTTCGACCAGATGATCTTGGTGCATTAGTCGTAAAAGAAACATTAAAACGCGCAGGAAATTACGAAGGGAATATTGATGATCTTATTATGGGATGTGCAATGCCTGAGGCTGAGCAAGGTTTAAATATGGCAAGAAATATCGGTGCATTAGCAGGGCTACCCCATACTGTACCAGCTATCACAATTAATCGATACTGCTCTTCAGGATTACAAAGTATTGCATACGGTGCAGAAAAAATTATGTTAGGGCAGACAGATACTGCTATCGCTGGTGGAGCTGAATCAATGAGTCTTGTTCCAATGATGGGGCACACGGTTCGTCCAAATGCACGACTTGCAGAAGAAGCACCAGAATATTATATGGGAATGGGTCATACGGCTGAAAAGGTTGCTGAAAAATATGGTATTTCCCGCCAAGAGCAAGATGAGTTTGCGGTTCGTAGTCATCAAAGAGCTGCAAACGCTATTAAAGAAGGGAAGTTCAGTGAAGAAATTGTACCAGTTGACGTCGCTTTGCGAACAGTAGGAGCAGATCATAAGCTGTCAGAGAAAATGGTTCAGTTTAGTCAAGATGAGGGAGTACGTGCAAACACAACTTCTGAAATTCTTAGCAAGTTAAAACCTGCTTTCAATGTAAGAGGATCCGTTACGGCTGGAAATTCTTCACAAACAAGTGATGGGGCTGCTGCTGTTTTGCTAATGGACCGTGATAAAGCAGAATCTCTAGGCTACCAACCAATGGTTAAATTCAGATCCTTTGCAGTTGCCGGTGTCCCACCAGAAATCATGGGGGTTGGTCCCGTGGCTGCAGTTCCATTAGCACTTAAATATGCTGGTCTAGAGCTATCAGATATTGGACTATTTGAATTAAATGAAGCCTTTGCATCACAGTCTATTCAAGTTATCCGTGAGCTAGGATTAGATGAGGAAAAGGTAAATGTAAATGGAGGAGCCATCGCACTAGGGCATCCACTAGGCTGTTCAGGAGCAAAGCTAACATTATCGCTGATTCACGAAATGAAGCGTCGTAATGAGCAATTTGGAGTTGTGACAATGTGTATTGGTGGCGGAATGGGTGCTGCTGGGGTATTTGAATTAATTTAG
- a CDS encoding acyl-CoA dehydrogenase family protein — protein sequence MSKTTDSVIKGGSFLIEDVTYEQIFTPEDFTDEHKMIAKTTEDFVVNEVLPHLEDIENHQFDKSVKLLKQAGELGLLGADVPEEYGGFGLDKISSALITEKISRGGSFSLSFGAHVGIGSLPIVLFGNEEQKQKYLPGLASGELLAAYALTEPNSGSDALGARATAKLNAEGTHYVLNGEKQWITNSGFADVFVVYAKVDGEHFSAFIVEKEYPGVSTGPEEKKMGIKGSSTRTLILEDALVPKENLLGELGKGHVIAFNILNIGRYKLAVGTIGGSKRVIDLSVQYANQRQQFKTPISRFSLIQEKLANMAAKTYAMESSVYRTVGLFEDRMSQLTDEEIKDGKEVAASIAEYAIECSLNKVFGSETLDYVVDEGVQIHGGYGFMAEYEVERIYRDSRINRIFEGTNEINRLLVPGTYLRKAMKGELPLFQKAQSLQEELMMLMPQEVGDGTLEQEKYLLTNAKKIGILIAGLAAQKYGKELQKEQEVLVNIADIVSNIYAMESAILRTEKAIANSGEEKNQQKLLYTQVYCQEAFNEIEAHAKESLISIESGDSLRMMISALRKFTRHTPINVIGKKREIAAAIIEKNAYLS from the coding sequence ATGTCTAAAACAACTGATTCAGTAATCAAAGGCGGTAGTTTTTTAATAGAGGATGTAACATATGAACAAATCTTCACACCTGAGGATTTCACTGACGAACACAAAATGATTGCAAAAACGACGGAGGATTTTGTCGTAAATGAAGTATTACCTCACTTAGAGGATATTGAAAATCATCAATTTGATAAGTCTGTAAAGCTATTAAAGCAAGCAGGTGAACTAGGATTATTAGGAGCAGACGTTCCAGAAGAATATGGTGGATTTGGTTTAGATAAAATCAGTTCCGCACTTATTACCGAGAAGATTTCCCGTGGTGGTAGCTTCTCCTTATCTTTCGGTGCCCATGTAGGAATTGGATCATTACCAATTGTATTATTCGGCAATGAAGAGCAAAAACAAAAATACTTACCAGGCCTAGCGTCAGGGGAATTGTTAGCAGCTTATGCCCTAACTGAGCCGAACTCAGGATCTGATGCACTAGGAGCTAGAGCGACAGCAAAACTAAATGCAGAAGGCACTCATTATGTACTAAACGGTGAAAAACAATGGATCACAAATTCTGGCTTTGCAGATGTGTTTGTTGTCTATGCGAAGGTAGACGGTGAGCATTTCTCAGCATTTATCGTTGAGAAGGAATATCCAGGTGTCTCAACAGGTCCAGAAGAAAAGAAAATGGGGATCAAAGGCTCCTCTACACGAACGTTAATTTTAGAGGATGCTCTTGTGCCGAAAGAAAATCTTTTAGGTGAGCTAGGAAAAGGTCATGTTATTGCATTTAATATTCTTAATATTGGACGTTATAAATTGGCTGTTGGAACAATTGGTGGTTCAAAGCGTGTAATCGACTTATCTGTTCAATATGCAAACCAACGTCAACAATTTAAAACACCAATTTCACGATTCTCACTTATCCAAGAAAAATTAGCGAACATGGCAGCTAAAACATATGCGATGGAAAGCTCAGTCTATCGTACAGTTGGTTTATTTGAAGATCGAATGAGTCAATTAACAGATGAAGAAATAAAGGATGGAAAAGAAGTAGCAGCATCAATCGCTGAATATGCTATAGAGTGTTCACTAAACAAGGTCTTCGGTTCTGAAACATTAGATTATGTAGTGGATGAAGGCGTTCAAATTCATGGCGGCTATGGCTTTATGGCAGAGTATGAAGTAGAGCGTATCTATCGTGATTCACGTATTAACCGTATCTTCGAAGGAACAAATGAGATTAATCGCCTGTTAGTGCCAGGCACCTATCTTCGTAAAGCAATGAAGGGTGAGCTTCCGTTATTCCAAAAAGCACAAAGCTTGCAAGAGGAACTGATGATGCTGATGCCTCAAGAAGTAGGTGATGGAACTTTAGAGCAAGAAAAATATTTACTAACAAACGCTAAGAAAATCGGTATTTTAATTGCTGGATTGGCAGCTCAAAAGTACGGAAAAGAATTGCAAAAAGAGCAAGAAGTGCTAGTGAATATTGCTGATATTGTAAGTAATATTTATGCAATGGAATCTGCAATCCTACGAACAGAAAAAGCTATTGCTAATTCTGGAGAAGAGAAAAATCAACAGAAATTATTATACACTCAAGTGTATTGCCAAGAAGCATTTAACGAAATTGAAGCACATGCAAAAGAATCACTTATATCCATTGAATCAGGAGATTCTTTACGTATGATGATATCTGCTCTTCGCAAATTCACAAGACATACCCCAATTAATGTTATTGGGAAAAAACGAGAAATTGCGGCAGCGATTATTGAGAAGAATGCGTATTTATCTTAA
- a CDS encoding arsenate reductase family protein — translation MALDFYWYPKCGTCRKAKKWLEENNQDVNEIHIVENPPSKDELTAIYKKSGLDLKKFFNTSGQKYRQLGLKDKLPDMSEDEILELLSSDGMLIKRPITVGSDNITVGFKEEQFKDAWLA, via the coding sequence ATGGCTCTAGACTTCTATTGGTATCCAAAATGTGGGACATGCCGTAAAGCGAAAAAATGGTTAGAAGAAAATAATCAAGATGTAAACGAAATACATATTGTTGAAAACCCACCAAGTAAAGATGAGTTAACGGCAATTTATAAAAAAAGTGGACTTGATCTTAAGAAATTCTTCAATACTAGTGGTCAAAAATATCGTCAATTAGGTTTGAAAGATAAACTACCAGATATGAGCGAGGATGAAATTCTTGAATTGCTCTCTTCTGATGGCATGTTAATTAAAAGACCGATTACGGTTGGTAGTGACAACATAACAGTAGGTTTTAAAGAAGAACAATTTAAGGATGCATGGTTAGCTTAA